The Microcaecilia unicolor chromosome 13, aMicUni1.1, whole genome shotgun sequence genome has a window encoding:
- the RFLNB gene encoding refilin-B isoform X2, which translates to MVGKLNLQDVPDPPDTKKKGERVLDSPDSGLPPSPSPSNWLLHSAGVEKVPPGGVSEVEAAGSSSLSPTPGTPRLCPLSFGEGVEFDPLPPKEIRYTSSVKYDSDKHFVDNIFLPVGLGIASCSQTVFCVPDCTWRSYRAELHLEPRNKPSRFVSTTIVYPKHTKTIYTTTLDYNCRKSIRRFLSSVELEATEFPGNDCFLDDY; encoded by the exons ATGGTGGGCAAGCTGAACCTGCAGGACGTGCCCGATCCGCCGGACACGAAGAAGAAAGGGGAACGGGTGCTGGACAGTCCAGACTCCGGGCTGCCCCCCAGCCCTTCCCCCAGTAACTGGCTGCTTCATTCGGCAGGTGTAGAGAAGGTGCCACCCGGTGGGGTCTCGGAGGTAGAGGCTGCAGGG AGTTCATCTCTCTCACCTACACCCGGGACTCCAAGACTGTGTCCATTATCCTTTGGGGAAGGAGTGGAATTTGATCCCTTGCCGCCGAAAGAAATAAG gtacacATCCTCTGTTAAATATGATTCTGACAAGCACTTCGTTGACAACATCTTTCTGCCAGTGGGCTTAGGGATTGCGTCCTGCAGTCAGACAGTCTTCTGTGTCCCTGACTGCACCTGGCGCAGCTACAGAGCAGAACTTCACCTAGAGCCCCGGAACAAACCCTCACGGTTTGTGAGCACCACCATCGTCTACCCTAAGCACACCAAAACCATCTATACCACCACTCTGGATTACAACTGCAGGAAGTCCATCAGGCGCTTTTTGTCCAGCGTGGAGCTAGAAGCCACTGAATTCCCAGGGAATGACTGTTTCCTGGATGACTACTAA
- the RFLNB gene encoding refilin-B isoform X1: protein MELADRWQDARSGLDTCSNLDGESSSLSPTPGTPRLCPLSFGEGVEFDPLPPKEIRYTSSVKYDSDKHFVDNIFLPVGLGIASCSQTVFCVPDCTWRSYRAELHLEPRNKPSRFVSTTIVYPKHTKTIYTTTLDYNCRKSIRRFLSSVELEATEFPGNDCFLDDY from the exons ATGGAACTGGCAGACCGGTGGCAGGATGCGAGATCCGGGCTGGACACTTGCAGCAACCTGGATGGAGAG AGTTCATCTCTCTCACCTACACCCGGGACTCCAAGACTGTGTCCATTATCCTTTGGGGAAGGAGTGGAATTTGATCCCTTGCCGCCGAAAGAAATAAG gtacacATCCTCTGTTAAATATGATTCTGACAAGCACTTCGTTGACAACATCTTTCTGCCAGTGGGCTTAGGGATTGCGTCCTGCAGTCAGACAGTCTTCTGTGTCCCTGACTGCACCTGGCGCAGCTACAGAGCAGAACTTCACCTAGAGCCCCGGAACAAACCCTCACGGTTTGTGAGCACCACCATCGTCTACCCTAAGCACACCAAAACCATCTATACCACCACTCTGGATTACAACTGCAGGAAGTCCATCAGGCGCTTTTTGTCCAGCGTGGAGCTAGAAGCCACTGAATTCCCAGGGAATGACTGTTTCCTGGATGACTACTAA